The sequence GGCTGTGTTACTTGATGATTTTCTGAGGAATTTTTATATTTTTTCTGCTCTTCTTCTCTTAATTGTCGCCTTAGTATTTTACCTACATTCGATTTGGGTAATTCAGTACTACGAAATTCAAAAAATTTAGGTACCTTATAGGCAGTCAAATATTGACGACAATAAATTTTTAAATCATCGGCAGTCAAATTCGGATCACTTGATACCACAAAGACCTTTACTGCTTCACCTGTATGTTCATCTACCACGCCAATGGCTGCATTTTCAATGACCTTTGGATGATTAGAGATAACTTCTTCAATTTCACTCGGATAAACATTAAAACCAGAAACCAAGATCATATCTTTTTTGCGATCAACAATTTTAATAAAACCTTTTTCATCAATTGTCGCAATATCACCGGTCGCTAACCAACCATCCTGCAGCACTTCGTTAGTCATAATGGGGGTGCGCCAGTAACCCTTCATGACTTGAGGACCTCGTACCAATATCTCGCCTGGCTGGCCTATTGCAACTTCATTACCCTTGTCATCAACAAACTTAACATCAGTTGAAGGCATAGGAAAGCCAATACTACCATTATATCGCTTTAAATTGTATGGATTGACCGTTACTAATGGTGAGCACTCAGTTAAACCATAACCCTCCAGTAAACACTTACCCGTTATTTGTTGCCACTCTTCTGCTACTGCCTTATGTACCGGCATTCCACCACCAATAGAAACATGCAAATGAGAAAAATCAAGCTTTCTAAATTCTTCATTACTTAACCAGGCATTAAATAATGTATTAACGCCTGTAATACCTGTAAAAGGATAGCGAGCAAGTTCTTTAACGGTTGCTGGAATATCTCGTGGATTAGTGATCAATAAATTTGTACCGCCAATCTTTACAAACAATAAACAATTTACGGTTAAGGCAAAAATATGATATAGCGGCAACGCCGTCACAATAATTTCTTTACCTAACTGCATAGCCGGCAGGTAAGTTGCTTTGCCCTGCTCAACATTTGCCAACATATTATAATGGGTAAGCATTGCCCCTTTCGCTGCACCCGTGGTTCCGCCGGTATACTGGAGAAAAGCTAAATCTTCACCAGAAATTTCGGGCTTCACATATTGCATACGATAGCCCAATTGCATAACACGGCGAAAAGAGATCGCTTGTGGCAAATAATATTTAGGTACCAAACGTTTTATATATTTAACAACAAAATCAACAATTGTTGCTTTTGACCGAGAAAGTTGATCGCCTAAACGGGTTAGAATAACATGTTTAATTTGCGTATTAAAAACTACTTTCTCTAACGTATGGGCAAAATTTGATACAATAACAATTGCAATGGCTTCACTATCATTGAGCTGATGTTCTAATTCTCTTGGGGTATAAAGCGGATTAACATTAACAACAACCATTCCTGCACGTAAAATACCAAAAAGTGCAACCGGATACTGTAATAAATTGGGTAGCATAAGCGCTACCCGATCGCCTTTTTGCAGACCGAGACCATTTTGTAAATAGGCCGCAAACGCTCGACTACGTTCTTCCAATTTACGATAGGTCATTATTTCACCCATATTAATAAAAGCTGGGCGATCAGCATATTGCGTAACCATATTCTCTAATAAGTCTGCTAATGATGTTTCCGATACCGGTTCTATTTCTGCCGGAACATCAGATGGATAATTTTTTAGCCAGATTTTTTCCACTGTAATACTCCTGATTTGAAACTAAGTGAAGTACCGACAAAAATTAATTTGTTAACAAAATACTAACTCAGCATACTAGTTTGAGAACCGTTCTATGTTAATGCTGAGATATGTATCACTATTTAATTTCAAATCTCGAATAAGTTTAAACTAAGCTAACTTATCAACTGCTATGTTTTGATTAGTTTTAAAATAATTATAAAGGTTAGCAAAATAATTATATATAATATTAATTATAAACTGCTCTGCTTTTGCTCGAAAAAGCTAGCTGCCTTTTATCATTTTAATGCACAACCACTCTTTATAGCACGGCATAATTTTGCTCAGCATAAAAATTAATCAGGGTAAATATTTTGCCATATTTACCCTGCCTAATTGATAAAAATAACAATTATTCGGTTAGATAAGTGCGTATTTCAGCCTCACCAACAGGATAACCCCAAGGACCCCAATTCCAATAATAAGGCGAATTAGGATAATTTGGATACCATGGCGATCCATATCCCCAACCTGAAGGTGGTAATACAACTGATTGCATTTGATTCCAGCGTTGATAACCTGATACTGCAATTTTGACATACTGATAGGAAACTAAATCAATTTTTCCAGCTTCAATGCCAGTAATAGTTCCAACGACCGTAATATAGCGCCCGTTAAAATCGGATGGCTCTAAAAAACGACCGATATA is a genomic window of Arsenophonus apicola containing:
- the fadD gene encoding long-chain-fatty-acid--CoA ligase FadD; amino-acid sequence: MEKIWLKNYPSDVPAEIEPVSETSLADLLENMVTQYADRPAFINMGEIMTYRKLEERSRAFAAYLQNGLGLQKGDRVALMLPNLLQYPVALFGILRAGMVVVNVNPLYTPRELEHQLNDSEAIAIVIVSNFAHTLEKVVFNTQIKHVILTRLGDQLSRSKATIVDFVVKYIKRLVPKYYLPQAISFRRVMQLGYRMQYVKPEISGEDLAFLQYTGGTTGAAKGAMLTHYNMLANVEQGKATYLPAMQLGKEIIVTALPLYHIFALTVNCLLFVKIGGTNLLITNPRDIPATVKELARYPFTGITGVNTLFNAWLSNEEFRKLDFSHLHVSIGGGMPVHKAVAEEWQQITGKCLLEGYGLTECSPLVTVNPYNLKRYNGSIGFPMPSTDVKFVDDKGNEVAIGQPGEILVRGPQVMKGYWRTPIMTNEVLQDGWLATGDIATIDEKGFIKIVDRKKDMILVSGFNVYPSEIEEVISNHPKVIENAAIGVVDEHTGEAVKVFVVSSDPNLTADDLKIYCRQYLTAYKVPKFFEFRSTELPKSNVGKILRRQLREEEQKKYKNSSENHQVTQPLER